In Mangifera indica cultivar Alphonso chromosome 1, CATAS_Mindica_2.1, whole genome shotgun sequence, a single genomic region encodes these proteins:
- the LOC123224376 gene encoding bystin has translation MARKRERMQNPQPFLPADDGNSVASSKKRSKPSKRHQKEDKMISSGISSKILKEALIQQKEVLEETEEPKKNAFVFSEEDQSKQQVEEEEEDIDEFGGFSETQSQFGNHEEEIDEEDERLLEAFLSKDAGPQLTLADLIIKKIKENDANLASETRPLPKLDESFINLYKGVGEFLSKYTAGKMPKAFKHIPSTQMWEDVLYLTEPEKWSPNAVFQATRIFASNLNAKKAERFYKLVLLPRIRDDIRKNKKLHFALYQALKKSLYKPAAFNKGILFPLCKSGTCNLREAVIIGSVIEKVSIPMLHSSVALLKLAEMEYCGTTSYFIKLLLEKKYGLPYRVVDAIVAHFMRFLEDTRIMPVIWHQSLLAFVQRYKNELRKEGKDDLRILLKKQKHKLVTPEIIRELESSRNRGEKEDDLMLISRPISVINKTIEEDRFDIPDVPMEED, from the exons ATGGCGAGAAAACGGGAAAGAATGCAAAACCCTCAGCCTTTTCTTCCTGCTGACGATGGAAACTCCGTGGCTTCTTCAAAGAAAAGATCTAAACCTTCTAAACGCCACCAAAAGGAAGATAAA ATGATTTCTTCGGGTATTAGTTCCAAGATTTTGAAGGAAGCGTTGATTCAGCAGAAGGAGGTTCTCGAAGAGACTGAAGAGCCTAAAAAAAACGCCTTTGTTTTCTCCGAAGAAGATCAGAGTAAGCAgcaagttgaagaagaagaagaggataTCGATGAATTTGGTGGTTTCTCTGAGACTCAAAGTCAATTTGGCAATCATGAG GAAGAGATTGATGAGGAAGATGAGCGATTACTGGAGGCATTCTTATCAAAGGATGCTGGCCCGCAACTTACACTTGCTGACCTCATTATCAAGAAGATCAAAGAAAACGATGCGAACCTGGCTTCAG AAACCCGCCCCTTACCAAAGTTGGATGAATCCTTCATAAACTTGTATAAAGG GGTTGGTGAGTTTCTTAGTAAATACACGGCAGGGAAAATGCCCAAGGCATTTAAGCACATTCCTTCAACACAAATGTGGGAGGATGTCTTGTACCTAACTGAACCTGAAAAATGGTCGCCTAATGCTGTGTTTCAAGCCACACGAATCTTTGCTTCAAATCTGAATGCAAAGAAAGCAGAACGCTTTTACAAACTTGTTTTGCTCCCTCGGATTAGAGATGACATCCGGAAGAATAAGAAGCTCCATTTTGCTCTATATCAAGCTTTGAAAAAATCTCTGTATAAACCTGCTGCATTCAACAAGGGAATATTGTTCCCTTTGTGCAAG TCTGGGACATGTAATCTCAGAGAAGCTGTCATCATTGGGAGTGTTATTGAAAAAGTTTCCATTCCTATGCTTCACTCAAG TGTTGCTTTACTGAAGCTTGCCGAAATGGAATATTGTGGCACTACAAG TTACTTCATAAAGCTTCTTTTGGAGAAGAAATATGGTTTGCCATATCGTGTAGTTGATGCTATTGTTGCTCATTTCATGAGATTTCTTGAGGATACACGAATAATGCCTGTAATTTGGCACCAGTCACTTCTTGCATTTGTGCAGAG GTACAAGAATGAACTGCGGAAGGAGGGTAAAGATGACCTTAGAATTCTACTTAAAaagcaaaaacataaatta GTTACTCCTGAAATTATCAGGGAGCTTGAAAGTAGCCGCAATCGTGGTGAGAAGGAGGACGATCTTATGTTGATTT CTAGACCTATTTCTGTgatcaataaaacaattgaGGAAGACAGGTTTGATATTCCAGATGTACCTATGGAGGAGGATTGA